One region of Oncorhynchus nerka isolate Pitt River linkage group LG22, Oner_Uvic_2.0, whole genome shotgun sequence genomic DNA includes:
- the rnf6 gene encoding LOW QUALITY PROTEIN: E3 ubiquitin-protein ligase RNF6 (The sequence of the model RefSeq protein was modified relative to this genomic sequence to represent the inferred CDS: inserted 2 bases in 1 codon) → MVMDPPSGRDERRRQAERLRREEAYYHFINELSEEEYRLMRDSNLLGTPGEVTAEELRQRLDGAKERVSSQPRPEPLPQNTEAGEEEGSSVEGEESEGGAATAEPGAETSNGDSLLEWLNTFRRTGNATRSGQSGNQTWRAVSRTNPNSGEFRFSLEININHEQPEPGEHSDAPDPSELSPVPPPSTASIRTAPYTPARPSPYPLPRATQGRRAQIRRTRSSTTIPLTPAPLITPLPPTALSGTEALNLPPPPVPITPYPSGSNKPSXQLQPPSRASSPGEGQDEGVPTLDFPRVPPQSGPQVASVGREPRSSRTRSRGRTRRAAAGGGTTSRSSRRRSRSPLQRNTALNSATLPPSGGNGNGVSNNGHTAEPGNRTASVSMETGEAVSEPAVLAEPGPEAGEQEGEAHSAGSGGAGGVRRHPTIMLDLQVRRIRPGENRDRDSIASRTRSRARAAENTVTFESDSGGFRRTISRSERAGIRTYVSTIRIPLRRISETGLGEPSSTALRSILRQIMTGFGELSSLMETEADAETTEGTPGHQDPAGPNANTNTTQTYHSHSNESGTVAGGQAGETETEREGGGDEEEGVHGRLGGSDNSGIPIPDDGRPMSRDTNNLVENGTLPILRLAHFFLLNDEEDEEHPRGLTKEQIDILATRTYGQASLEGEAGRACSVCINDYAQGNKLRRLPCAHEFHIHCIDRWLSENNTCPICRQPILPAHQD, encoded by the exons GTGAGGTGACAGCGGAGGAGCTACGGCAGCGCCTGGACGGGGCAAAGGAGCGTGTGTCATCTCAGCCCCGCCCTGAACCACTCCCACAGAACACTGAGgccggagaggaggaggggagcagcgttgagggggaggagagcgagggaggggcaG CTACTGCTGAGCCGGGAGCAGAGACGTCTAACGGCGACTCACTGCTGGAGTGGCTGAACACCTTCCGACGCACAGGGAACGCCACGCGCAGTGGCCAGAGCGGCAACCAGACGTGGCGCGCGGTCAGCCGCACCAACCCCAACAGTGGAGAGTTCCGCTTCAGCCTGGAGATCAACATCAACCATGAGCAGCCAGAGCCAGGGGAGCACAGTGATGCCCCCGACCCCTCAGAGCTGTCCCCTGTCCCCCCTCCATCCACAGCCTCCATACGCACTGCCCCCTACACCCCTGCCCGGCCCTCCCCCTATCCCTTACCTCGAGCCACCCAGGGCAGGAGGGCTCAGATCCGCCGTACACGCAGTAGTACCACCATCCCTCTGACTCCCGCACCCCTCATCACACCCCTACCCCCTACTGCTCTAAGTGGTACAGAAGCCCTCAACCTCCCACCacccccagtccccatcacccCCTATCCTTCAGGATCAAATAAGCCCTC ACAGCTCCAACCCCCAAGCAGAGCTTCCTCCCCAGGGGAGGGGCAGGATGAGGGGGTTCCTACCCTGGACTTCCCCCGTGTACCGCCCCAGTCTGGCCCCCAGGTGGCGTCTGTGGGGCGTGAGCCTCGTAGCAGCAGGACTCGATCTCGCGGCCGGACCCGCAGGGCTGCAGCAGGAGGTGGGACTACCTCCCGGTCGTCTAGGAGACGCAGCCGCTCCCCTCTTCAGAGAAACACCGCCCTTAACTCGGCTACCTTGCCTCCTAGTGGTGGGAATGGAAATGGTGTCTCTAATAATGGCCACACTGCTGAGCCCGGAAACAGAACTGCTTCTGTCTCCATGGAGACCGGTGAGGCCGTGTCAGAGCCGGCTGTACTAGCAGAGCCTGGCCCAGAGGCAGGTGAGCAGGAGGGAGAGGCACACTCGGCCGGGTCGGGGGGTGCAGGGGGGGTGCGGCGCCACCCCACCATCATGCTGGATCTGCAGGTGCGGCGCATCCGACCGGGAGAGAACCGGGACCGGGACAGCATCGCCAGCCGAACCCGTTCCCGGGCCCGCGCCGCCGAGAACACTGTCACCTTCGAGAGCGACAGCGGGGGCTTCCGGCGCACAATCTCCCGCTCGGAGCGGGCCGGGATCCGGACCTACGTCAGCACCATCCGGATCCCTCTAAGGAGGATCAGCGAGACTGGATTGGGGGAGCCCAGCTCCACCGCCCTGCGCTCCATCCTCAGACAGATCATGACCGGCTTCGGGGAGCTCAGCTCCCTCATGGAGACGGAGGCTGACGCTGAGACCACCGAGGGTACTCCCGGTCACCAGGACCCTGCAGGACCCAATGCTAACACCAACACCACACAGACCTACCATAGCCACAGTAATGAGAGTGGAACTGTGGCGGGAGGCcaggcaggagagacagagactgagagagagggggggggtgatgAGGAGGAAGGAGTGCATGGGAGGTTAGGTGGGAGTGACAACAGTGGAATCCCAATCCCCGACGACGGTCGACCGATGAGCAGGGACACAAACAACCTGGTAGAGAACGGCACGCTGCCCATCCTGCGGCTGGCCCACTTCTTCCTGCTCAACGACGAGGAGGACGAGGAGCACCCGCGCGGCCTGACCAAAGAGCAGATTGACATACTAGCCACGCGCACCTACGGCCAGGCCAGCCTGGAGGGGGAAGCTGGGCGCGCCTGCAGTGTCTGTATCAACGACTATGCCCAAGGGAACAAACTGCGCCGCCTGCCCTGCGCCCACGAGTTCCACATCCACTGCATCGACCGCTGGCTCTCTGAGAACAACACCTGCCCCATCTGCAGGCAGCCCATCCTCCCTGCTCACCAGGACTGA